The Pantoea nemavictus genome includes a region encoding these proteins:
- a CDS encoding nucleoside hydrolase has translation MKRLIIDCDPGNGIAGANTDDGLALALALASPSLSLELVTTVTGNTPSAVGAQVAKDLLQRLGLNIPVVQGALQALREDPAPWRARLDHVADEKLGELWHGVRQPQRIPADGHDAAGVMGQLICDNPGEFTLVAIGPLTNVALALQRYPQMAESVAEIVIMGGVFALDDYIKDTNFGLDPEAAHQVLHSGATITLVPMDATTQTLMTQQDLTRITANPHPLPQFVRETLRPWIDYSIRTRHLPGCWIHDALVVAWLLNQRVADGVDYYVDIELRPGATRGKSWRYRAPLRLDIGVPEQTGALVHVMQTVNNSLLLEMIEKAFNQLQR, from the coding sequence ATGAAAAGACTAATTATTGATTGTGATCCGGGAAACGGCATTGCGGGCGCTAATACCGATGATGGTCTGGCGCTGGCGTTAGCATTGGCCTCACCTTCGCTGTCGCTTGAGCTGGTCACTACCGTGACGGGTAACACGCCGAGTGCGGTTGGGGCGCAGGTAGCAAAAGATCTGCTGCAGCGCCTGGGGCTTAACATTCCGGTGGTGCAGGGCGCCTTGCAGGCATTGCGTGAAGATCCAGCCCCCTGGCGTGCGCGTCTTGACCATGTTGCCGATGAAAAGCTCGGGGAACTGTGGCACGGCGTTCGTCAGCCGCAGCGCATTCCAGCCGATGGACATGATGCGGCTGGGGTGATGGGACAGCTGATTTGTGACAATCCCGGCGAATTTACCCTGGTGGCGATTGGCCCGCTAACCAACGTGGCGCTGGCGCTACAGCGTTACCCGCAAATGGCGGAATCGGTGGCGGAAATTGTCATCATGGGCGGCGTGTTCGCGCTCGATGATTACATCAAAGACACCAATTTTGGCCTCGATCCGGAAGCGGCACATCAGGTGCTGCACAGCGGTGCCACCATCACGCTGGTGCCGATGGATGCCACGACGCAAACGTTGATGACCCAGCAGGACCTCACCCGCATCACCGCTAATCCGCACCCGTTGCCGCAGTTTGTGCGTGAGACATTGCGTCCGTGGATCGACTATTCGATTCGTACCCGTCACCTGCCGGGATGCTGGATTCACGATGCGCTGGTGGTGGCCTGGTTGCTCAATCAGCGCGTGGCCGACGGCGTTGATTATTACGTGGATATTGAACTGCGCCCTGGCGCAACGCGCGGGAAAAGCTGGCGTTATCGCGCGCCGCTGCGTCTGGATATTGGCGTGCCAGAGCAAACCGGCGCGCTGGTGCATGTGATGCAAACCGTCAATAATTCGCTGCTGCTGGAGATGATTGAAAAGGCGTTTAATCAATTGCAACGCTGA
- a CDS encoding MFS transporter: protein MFNWTATQRNVAFASFASWTLDAFDFFILVFVLSDLAQYFHTSVSDVSLAIMLTLAVRPIGALLFGRLAEKYGRRPILMLNIVMFSLFELLSAWSPSFAAFLGFRVIYGIAMGGIWGVASSLALETIPDRSRGLMSGIFQAGYPCGYLLASVIFGLFFETVGWRGMFLIGALPILLLPFIYFKVPESPVWLAARERKESTALLPIIRQHWKLCIYMVLLMACFNFFSHGTQDLYPTFLKVQHQFDPHTVSIIAISYNIAAMLGGITFGALSERIGRKKAIILASFLALPVLPLWAFSSGSWMIGIGAFLMQFMVQGAWGVVPTYLTELVPANARAVLPGFVYQLGNLLASVNATLQSRIAEAHGGNYGLGMAIVAGTVAVLICVFVAFGRETRGIEISGAAARESH from the coding sequence ATGTTCAACTGGACTGCGACCCAGCGCAACGTGGCTTTTGCCAGTTTCGCGAGCTGGACGCTGGATGCGTTCGACTTCTTTATTCTGGTGTTTGTACTTAGCGATCTCGCCCAGTATTTTCACACCAGCGTCTCCGATGTTTCACTGGCCATCATGCTTACCCTCGCGGTTCGCCCGATCGGTGCATTACTGTTTGGTCGTCTGGCCGAAAAGTATGGTCGCCGACCCATTCTGATGCTCAATATTGTGATGTTCTCGCTGTTTGAGCTGCTGTCTGCGTGGTCTCCGAGCTTCGCGGCTTTCCTCGGTTTCCGCGTGATTTACGGCATAGCGATGGGTGGGATTTGGGGCGTGGCGTCGTCGCTGGCGCTGGAAACTATTCCCGATCGTTCGCGCGGCTTGATGTCAGGCATTTTCCAGGCGGGTTATCCGTGCGGTTACCTGCTGGCGTCGGTGATTTTCGGTCTGTTCTTCGAAACGGTTGGCTGGCGCGGGATGTTCCTGATTGGCGCATTACCGATTCTGCTGCTGCCGTTCATCTACTTCAAAGTGCCGGAATCGCCAGTATGGCTGGCGGCGCGCGAGCGCAAAGAGAGCACCGCGTTACTGCCGATTATCCGTCAGCACTGGAAACTCTGCATTTACATGGTGCTGCTGATGGCCTGCTTTAACTTCTTCAGTCACGGCACCCAGGATCTCTATCCTACCTTCCTGAAGGTGCAGCATCAGTTTGATCCGCACACCGTCAGCATTATCGCCATTAGCTACAATATTGCGGCGATGCTGGGTGGGATTACCTTTGGTGCGCTGTCGGAACGTATTGGTCGCAAGAAAGCCATTATTCTGGCTTCATTCCTTGCGCTACCGGTGCTGCCGCTGTGGGCTTTCTCGAGCGGTTCGTGGATGATCGGCATCGGCGCGTTTCTGATGCAGTTTATGGTGCAGGGCGCGTGGGGTGTGGTGCCGACCTATCTCACCGAACTGGTGCCTGCCAACGCGCGTGCGGTGCTGCCGGGCTTTGTTTATCAGCTGGGGAATTTGCTCGCCTCTGTCAATGCGACGTTGCAGTCACGCATTGCCGAGGCGCACGGCGGTAACTATGGTCTGGGGATGGCGATTGTCGCCGGGACGGTAGCGGTGCTGATTTGCGTGTTTGTGGCGTTCGGTCGGGAGACGCGCGGCATCGAAATATCCGGTGCTGCCGCGCGCGAATCGCATTAG
- a CDS encoding YbaK/EbsC family protein → MSLESVRQFLAEHAPDIDIIEMPESTATVELAARVHGVTPGQIAKTLSLKVKDSIVLIVTRGDARLDNRKLKAALGAKARMLSVDEVVNWTGHPVGGVCPFGLENPLTVYCDVSLRSFDEVLPAAGSIHSAVRIAPQRMAELTAAKWVDVCEAL, encoded by the coding sequence ATGAGCCTGGAGTCGGTACGGCAATTCTTAGCCGAACATGCACCGGATATCGATATCATTGAGATGCCGGAAAGCACCGCCACCGTTGAGCTGGCCGCACGCGTTCATGGCGTTACGCCTGGGCAAATCGCCAAAACCTTATCGCTGAAAGTAAAGGATTCTATCGTGCTGATCGTGACGCGCGGCGATGCGCGTCTCGATAACCGCAAGCTAAAAGCCGCTCTCGGCGCGAAGGCGCGCATGTTAAGCGTGGATGAAGTGGTGAACTGGACCGGGCATCCGGTCGGCGGCGTCTGCCCGTTTGGGCTGGAAAATCCGCTGACCGTTTATTGCGATGTGTCGCTTCGCAGCTTCGACGAAGTGCTGCCGGCAGCGGGTTCGATTCACAGCGCGGTACGCATTGCGCCGCAGCGCATGGCAGAGCTCACTGCGGCAAAATGGGTCGACGTCTGCGAGGCGCTCTAA
- the fhuF gene encoding siderophore-iron reductase FhuF produces the protein MAIITRQDHRFSEHPLIFMQSDRSLASALEDLMREQRSYMLDNLKLGQPAPTGTLTLAEWSNPINYRRLTQRYSDYLYRDHPDMPQEAKPLQSLWAQWYFGLLLPPLMLALLQEPRALNCAPHLIHVEFHENGHPCAFWLDVQEDEDARYLSAQQRIDRLIQQCLIPAVNGMTQHGDINAKLIWNNMGFSFYWFLGELKNQLPEHTVLQLEQALFFTKSLLDGSDNPLYRTMIPRNGEMERRSCCQRYRIPDVERCGNCTLKAV, from the coding sequence ATGGCCATCATCACGCGTCAGGATCATCGCTTCAGCGAGCATCCACTGATCTTTATGCAGAGCGATCGCAGTTTAGCGAGTGCGCTGGAAGATCTGATGCGCGAGCAACGTAGCTATATGCTCGACAACCTTAAGCTTGGCCAACCGGCACCCACCGGAACGCTAACGCTTGCTGAGTGGTCAAATCCCATCAATTATCGTCGCCTGACGCAGCGCTACAGCGACTATCTCTATCGCGATCACCCCGATATGCCGCAGGAAGCCAAGCCGCTGCAGTCGCTGTGGGCACAATGGTATTTTGGTCTATTGCTGCCGCCGCTGATGCTGGCACTGCTGCAGGAGCCGCGCGCGCTGAACTGCGCACCGCATCTGATTCACGTTGAGTTTCATGAGAACGGTCATCCCTGCGCCTTCTGGTTGGATGTGCAGGAAGATGAAGACGCACGCTACCTCAGTGCGCAGCAGCGCATCGATCGTTTAATTCAGCAATGCTTGATCCCGGCGGTCAACGGCATGACGCAGCATGGCGACATCAACGCCAAACTCATCTGGAACAACATGGGCTTTTCGTTTTACTGGTTCCTCGGTGAGCTAAAAAACCAACTGCCTGAACACACGGTGTTACAGCTGGAGCAGGCGCTGTTTTTCACTAAATCCCTGCTGGATGGCAGCGATAACCCGCTGTATCGCACCATGATCCCACGCAATGGTGAAATGGAGCGGCGCAGTTGCTGCCAGCGCTACCGCATTCCAGACGTTGAACGCTGTGGTAACTGCACGTTAAAAGCGGTGTAG
- a CDS encoding GGDEF domain-containing protein yields the protein MKLQSYDELKHSKYRLSLMLFLFLNVAVSLFCLLPILGSDSPVRSLPVALVAGFSSTLLIICLMAPKQKLPLLNPVAFILGALWAWHINHRYHLVFYFDGSFLIISLLSVFFISAIALSDYLIAFCLHITPPVLTVLLLDDGQHLMMILFTIMLPLIGFSLHHLMRRRFDTFTRRLVSQLYEEKESFSDLSMLDPLTGLYNRRGLKNRLDTIMENHAGSHFVLLLDIDHFKAYNDNYGHAMGDQALARVSVAIRDAVRSRDVVTRYGGEEFLVLMTNVNASIAMKLAERIRQYVVDLEIPHRFNEKVSTHVTISAGIAPIFADDFDQAVANADRALYVAKNQGRNTILAWEDLPALSQASSDLT from the coding sequence ATGAAATTACAATCTTATGATGAGTTGAAACACAGTAAATATCGGCTGTCGCTGATGCTATTTTTGTTTCTCAATGTCGCCGTTTCGCTTTTTTGCCTGCTGCCGATTTTAGGCAGTGATAGTCCGGTGCGATCGCTGCCGGTGGCGCTGGTTGCGGGCTTCAGCAGCACGCTGCTGATTATTTGCTTAATGGCGCCAAAACAAAAATTACCGCTATTAAATCCTGTCGCTTTTATATTAGGGGCGCTGTGGGCATGGCATATTAACCACAGATATCATCTGGTCTTCTATTTTGATGGCAGCTTTCTCATTATCAGCTTGTTAAGCGTGTTCTTTATCAGCGCCATTGCCTTAAGTGATTATTTGATCGCATTTTGTTTACACATCACGCCACCGGTTTTAACCGTACTGTTATTGGATGATGGTCAGCATTTAATGATGATCTTATTCACGATTATGCTGCCGTTAATCGGTTTTTCACTGCACCATTTAATGCGTCGCCGCTTTGATACCTTTACCCGTCGTCTGGTGAGCCAGCTGTACGAGGAGAAAGAGAGTTTTAGCGACTTGAGCATGCTCGATCCGCTTACCGGTTTGTATAACCGCCGTGGGCTAAAAAATCGCCTCGATACCATTATGGAAAACCACGCGGGCAGCCACTTTGTGCTGCTGCTGGATATCGACCACTTCAAGGCTTACAACGACAATTACGGCCATGCGATGGGCGATCAGGCGCTGGCACGTGTCTCTGTGGCGATTCGCGATGCCGTGCGCTCGCGCGATGTCGTGACACGTTACGGAGGCGAAGAGTTTCTGGTGCTGATGACCAACGTCAACGCCTCAATTGCGATGAAGCTGGCGGAGCGGATTCGTCAGTACGTGGTGGATTTGGAAATTCCCCACCGCTTCAATGAGAAAGTCTCGACGCACGTCACCATCAGCGCCGGAATTGCGCCGATCTTTGCCGACGATTTTGACCAGGCGGTTGCCAACGCCGATCGCGCGCTGTATGTGGCGAAGAATCAAGGACGTAACACCATTCTGGCGTGGGAAGATTTGCCTGCGCTCTCGCAAGCGAGCTCCGATCTGACATAA
- a CDS encoding DUF1435 domain-containing protein: MIMAMMAACGLWGVSWIMGKRLDSGWGVLLPCAAMPVFALWEPSFSQWRVVMIVALLLTVVMLFHHRLRHYLLLPSCLALAGGLAAVSVNFHVI, from the coding sequence ATGATCATGGCGATGATGGCCGCCTGCGGCTTATGGGGTGTGAGCTGGATAATGGGTAAACGTCTGGACAGCGGGTGGGGCGTGTTACTACCTTGCGCTGCGATGCCGGTTTTCGCGTTATGGGAACCGAGTTTCAGCCAATGGCGCGTGGTGATGATCGTAGCGCTGCTGCTGACCGTGGTAATGCTGTTTCACCATCGCCTGCGTCACTATTTGTTACTGCCTTCATGCCTGGCGCTGGCAGGCGGGTTGGCGGCGGTGTCGGTCAATTTCCACGTTATCTGA
- the rsmC gene encoding 16S rRNA (guanine(1207)-N(2))-methyltransferase RsmC has translation MSAFTPASEVILRHSDEFTARNVLFAGDLQDDLPAQLETASSRVHTQQYHHWQNLSHRLGERAVYSMVATAADVEGCDTLVYYWSKNKPEAQFQLQNLLSLLPVGCDIFVVGENRSGVRSAEGMLEAWATLEKVDSARRCGLYHGRLDKQPGFDASGYGNTYQLDDLTIHTLPGVFSRDGLDIGSDLLLSTLTPHFRGKVLDIGCGSGVLATVMAKVSPRVRLWLCDVHAAAIEASKATLAANELEGEVFASNVFSDVTGRFDMIISNPPFHDGLQTSLEAANTLIRGALKHLNSGGELRIVANAFLPYPQILDETFGNHEVLAQTGRFKVYRAVYGRGAKTR, from the coding sequence ATGTCTGCTTTTACCCCGGCCAGCGAAGTGATTCTGCGCCACAGTGATGAATTTACCGCCCGCAACGTGTTGTTCGCTGGCGACCTGCAGGATGACCTGCCCGCCCAGCTAGAAACCGCGTCAAGCCGCGTGCATACCCAGCAATATCATCACTGGCAGAACCTTAGCCATCGCCTCGGTGAACGTGCGGTTTACAGCATGGTTGCCACGGCTGCAGATGTTGAAGGCTGCGATACGCTGGTCTATTACTGGTCGAAAAACAAACCCGAAGCGCAGTTCCAGCTGCAGAACCTGCTGTCACTGCTGCCGGTTGGCTGCGATATCTTCGTGGTGGGTGAAAACCGCAGCGGCGTGCGCAGCGCCGAAGGCATGCTGGAGGCGTGGGCGACGCTGGAGAAAGTCGACAGCGCGCGCCGTTGTGGCCTGTATCACGGTCGTCTCGACAAGCAGCCAGGCTTTGACGCCAGCGGCTACGGTAATACTTATCAGCTCGACGACCTCACCATCCACACTTTACCAGGCGTGTTCAGCCGCGATGGTCTGGATATCGGCAGCGATCTGCTGCTCTCCACGCTGACGCCGCACTTCCGTGGCAAAGTGTTGGATATCGGCTGTGGCAGCGGCGTGCTGGCGACCGTGATGGCCAAAGTGTCGCCGCGCGTGCGGTTGTGGCTGTGTGATGTGCATGCCGCCGCCATTGAAGCCAGTAAAGCGACGCTGGCGGCGAACGAACTCGAAGGTGAAGTGTTTGCCAGCAACGTGTTCTCTGACGTGACCGGCCGTTTTGACATGATCATCTCCAACCCGCCGTTCCACGATGGTCTGCAAACCAGCCTGGAAGCAGCCAACACGCTGATTCGCGGTGCGCTTAAGCATCTAAACAGCGGTGGCGAACTGCGTATCGTGGCCAACGCCTTCCTGCCCTATCCGCAGATTCTGGATGAAACCTTCGGCAACCACGAAGTGCTGGCGCAAACCGGCCGCTTCAAAGTGTACCGTGCCGTGTATGGTCGCGGTGCCAAAACGCGTTAA
- a CDS encoding DNA polymerase III subunit psi, with the protein MSTRRDWLLQQMGITQYQLRRPRVLQGEIAVTLLPDTRLVLVAEQAPTLQEPLIRDVLRALNIQPAQVMALTPEQLQMLPEQVDCAGWLLGVESEHPFNGITFTTAVFNELISSGAAKRALWQQMCKHDSHLFSHP; encoded by the coding sequence ATGAGCACAAGGCGCGACTGGCTTCTACAGCAAATGGGGATCACGCAGTATCAGCTGCGGCGTCCGCGCGTGCTGCAAGGGGAGATTGCCGTCACGCTTTTACCCGACACGCGTTTAGTCTTGGTGGCCGAACAGGCGCCAACGCTGCAAGAACCGCTGATTCGCGACGTGCTGCGCGCGCTGAATATCCAACCTGCGCAGGTGATGGCGTTGACGCCAGAGCAGCTACAAATGCTGCCGGAGCAGGTTGACTGCGCCGGCTGGCTGCTGGGCGTCGAGAGCGAACATCCCTTTAACGGCATAACTTTCACCACCGCCGTTTTCAATGAACTGATCAGCAGCGGCGCGGCAAAACGCGCCCTGTGGCAACAGATGTGTAAACATGACAGCCATCTCTTTAGTCACCCCTGA
- the rimI gene encoding ribosomal protein S18-alanine N-acetyltransferase: MTAISLVTPEDQPQLLAIERRAHAFPWSEQTFASNQGERFVNYRIESDGKLAGFAITQVVLDEASLFNIAVDPDFQRRGYARQLLQHLIAELEQRDVMTLWLEVRASNTAAIALYEQLDFHEVSVRPNYYPTASGREDAIIMALTL, encoded by the coding sequence ATGACAGCCATCTCTTTAGTCACCCCTGAAGACCAGCCGCAGCTGCTGGCGATTGAGCGCCGCGCGCATGCCTTTCCGTGGAGCGAACAGACGTTTGCCAGCAATCAAGGCGAACGTTTTGTGAATTACCGTATTGAATCCGACGGTAAGCTGGCCGGATTCGCCATCACCCAAGTTGTGCTGGATGAAGCATCGCTGTTCAACATTGCGGTAGATCCTGACTTCCAGCGTCGCGGCTATGCACGCCAGCTGTTGCAGCATCTGATTGCTGAGCTCGAGCAGCGCGACGTGATGACGCTGTGGCTGGAAGTGCGCGCCTCAAATACGGCGGCGATTGCCCTGTATGAGCAGTTGGATTTCCACGAAGTCAGCGTACGCCCTAACTATTATCCCACTGCCAGCGGACGAGAAGATGCCATCATTATGGCGCTAACGCTTTAA
- the yjjG gene encoding pyrimidine 5'-nucleotidase codes for MLNDWDCILFDADDTLFHFDAYAGLQRMFAQYDVQFSAQDYSDYQAINKPLWVDYQNGTISALQLQTRRFTLWGEKLSVAPEVLNSDFLSAMAEICLPLEGAAHLLATLKGKVKIAIITNGFTALQQARLERTGFRDVFDALVISEQVGVPKPDVAIFDHTLALLGNPDRSRVLMVGDTPESDILGGMNAGLKTCWIDHGTRPLPEQITPTWQVKTLAELEAIITEG; via the coding sequence ATGCTAAACGATTGGGACTGCATCCTGTTTGATGCAGACGACACGCTTTTCCATTTTGATGCTTATGCCGGTTTGCAGCGTATGTTCGCGCAATATGACGTGCAGTTCAGCGCGCAGGATTACAGCGATTATCAGGCGATCAACAAACCGCTGTGGGTGGATTATCAGAACGGCACCATTTCGGCGCTGCAGCTGCAAACGCGTCGCTTCACCTTGTGGGGCGAAAAACTTAGCGTGGCACCGGAAGTGCTCAACAGCGATTTTCTCAGTGCGATGGCCGAGATCTGCCTGCCGCTGGAGGGCGCTGCACATCTGCTGGCGACGCTGAAGGGCAAAGTGAAGATTGCCATCATCACCAACGGGTTCACCGCGCTGCAGCAGGCGCGCCTGGAACGCACGGGATTCCGCGATGTTTTCGATGCGCTGGTGATTTCTGAGCAAGTCGGCGTGCCGAAACCGGACGTGGCGATTTTTGATCATACCCTGGCCTTGCTCGGTAACCCGGATCGTAGCCGCGTACTGATGGTAGGCGATACGCCGGAATCGGACATTCTCGGCGGCATGAATGCTGGCCTGAAGACCTGCTGGATCGATCACGGCACGCGTCCGTTACCAGAACAGATCACGCCAACCTGGCAGGTAAAAACGCTGGCCGAGCTGGAAGCAATAATTACTGAAGGTTAA
- a CDS encoding YtjB family periplasmic protein, translating to MVKTALKFRLHRTVIVLISLALLVVLMQGASWFSLGHQMARSEQVEELARTLTKQVAFSLKPLMDNSDDNRTQIAAILNQMTDNSRILDASVYADDGSLVAHSGEGINVRDRLSLDGKRAGSYFNHQIVQPLEGKDGPQGFLRVTLDTHVLVTESRQVDNTTNILRLMMLLALAIGIILTRTLLRDRRTRWQQSPFLLTASRTVKEDKEKEEEEAAASETEKGR from the coding sequence ATGGTCAAAACCGCACTGAAATTTCGCCTGCATCGCACGGTGATTGTTCTTATCTCGCTGGCTCTGTTAGTGGTGCTGATGCAAGGCGCGTCCTGGTTTAGCCTCGGCCATCAAATGGCCCGCTCTGAACAAGTGGAAGAGCTGGCGCGCACCCTGACCAAACAGGTGGCGTTTAGCCTCAAACCGCTGATGGATAACAGCGACGATAACCGCACGCAGATTGCCGCGATCCTCAACCAAATGACCGACAACAGCCGCATTCTTGATGCCTCGGTTTACGCCGATGATGGCAGCCTGGTGGCGCACAGCGGTGAGGGCATTAACGTACGCGATCGCCTGTCGCTGGATGGCAAACGCGCTGGCAGCTACTTTAATCATCAAATTGTGCAACCGCTGGAAGGCAAAGATGGCCCGCAAGGTTTTCTGCGTGTGACGCTGGATACTCACGTACTGGTGACGGAATCACGCCAGGTGGATAACACCACTAACATCCTGCGTCTGATGATGTTACTGGCGCTGGCCATCGGCATTATCCTGACGCGAACCCTGTTGCGCGACCGCCGCACCCGCTGGCAGCAATCGCCGTTCCTGCTGACGGCGAGCCGCACGGTGAAAGAGGATAAAGAGAAAGAGGAAGAAGAAGCGGCGGCATCAGAGACAGAAAAAGGACGTTAA
- the serB gene encoding phosphoserine phosphatase produces the protein MPNRLTWCDLPADVSLWPGLPLSLSGDEVMPLDYRAGRTGWLLYGRGLDKQKLTDYQHKLGAAMVIVSAWNVDEYQVVRLAGSLTPRASKLAHEAGFDVAPLGKIPHLKTPGLLVMDMDSTAIQIECIDEIAKLAGCGEQVAEVTERAMRGELDFKASLRERVGTLAGADANILMQVRDALPLMPGLTTLVQKLQALGWQVAIASGGFTFYADYLRQTLHLAAAVANELEIRDGKLTGQVLGQIVDAQFKADTLNDLAQRFDIAPEQTVAIGDGANDLPMIKTAALGIAYHAKPKVNEQTEIIIRHADLMGVFCILTGSLIHEER, from the coding sequence ATGCCAAATCGTCTTACCTGGTGCGATCTGCCCGCCGATGTCTCACTTTGGCCGGGTTTACCCCTTTCCCTCAGCGGTGATGAAGTCATGCCGCTGGATTACCGTGCTGGTCGGACTGGCTGGCTGCTGTATGGGCGCGGACTCGATAAACAAAAACTGACCGATTACCAGCATAAGCTCGGTGCGGCGATGGTGATCGTCAGCGCCTGGAATGTCGATGAGTATCAGGTGGTACGGTTAGCCGGTTCGCTGACGCCGCGTGCTAGTAAACTGGCGCATGAAGCCGGTTTCGATGTGGCACCGCTCGGCAAAATTCCGCATCTGAAAACGCCAGGTTTACTGGTGATGGACATGGATTCTACCGCCATCCAGATTGAGTGCATTGATGAGATCGCCAAACTGGCGGGCTGCGGCGAGCAGGTGGCGGAAGTCACCGAACGCGCGATGCGCGGCGAGCTGGATTTCAAAGCCAGCCTGCGCGAGCGCGTGGGCACCTTAGCGGGCGCCGATGCCAATATTCTGATGCAGGTGCGCGATGCGCTGCCGCTGATGCCAGGCTTAACCACGCTGGTGCAGAAACTGCAGGCGCTGGGCTGGCAGGTAGCGATCGCCTCGGGTGGCTTCACCTTCTACGCCGACTATTTGCGCCAGACGCTGCATCTGGCAGCAGCAGTCGCTAATGAGCTGGAAATTCGCGACGGCAAGCTGACCGGCCAGGTGCTGGGACAGATTGTCGATGCCCAATTTAAAGCCGATACCCTGAATGATTTGGCCCAACGCTTTGACATCGCCCCGGAACAAACCGTGGCGATTGGCGATGGTGCTAACGATTTGCCGATGATTAAAACCGCGGCGCTGGGTATCGCCTACCATGCTAAACCTAAAGTGAATGAGCAGACGGAAATCATCATCCGCCATGCTGACCTGATGGGGGTGTTCTGCATCCTGACCGGCAGCCTGATTCACGAAGAGCGTTAA
- the radA gene encoding DNA repair protein RadA translates to MAKAAKRAFVCNECGADYPRWQGQCSACHAWNTITEVRIAASPAAARNERLSGYAGGNAGVSRVQKLSEISLEALPRFSTSFKEFDRVLGGGVVPGSAILIGGNPGAGKSTLLLQVMCKLAEGMKTLYVTGEESLQQVAMRAHRLGLPTENLNMLSETSIEQICLIAEQEQPKLMVIDSIQVMHMAEIQSSPGSVAQVRETAAYLTRFAKTRGVAIIMVGHVTKDGSLAGPKVLEHCIDCSVMLDGDADSRFRTLRSHKNRFGAVNELGVFAMTEQGMREVSNPSAIFLSRGDEITSGSSVMVLWEGTRPLLVEIQALVDHSMMGNPRRVAVGLEQNRLAILLAVLHRHGGLQMADQDVFVNVVGGVKVTETSVDLALLMAMVSSFRDRPLPQDLVIFGEVGLAGEIRPVPSGQERISEAAKHGFKRAIVPAGNAPKKPVEGMKVYSAKKLANALAILDEL, encoded by the coding sequence TTGGCCAAAGCGGCAAAACGCGCCTTCGTTTGTAACGAATGCGGCGCTGATTATCCACGCTGGCAGGGGCAATGTAGCGCCTGCCACGCATGGAACACCATCACCGAGGTGCGCATTGCCGCCTCGCCTGCGGCAGCGCGTAACGAGCGTCTGAGCGGTTATGCCGGCGGCAACGCGGGCGTTAGCCGCGTGCAGAAGCTGTCGGAGATCAGTCTTGAAGCGCTGCCACGTTTCTCTACCAGTTTCAAAGAGTTCGACCGCGTACTGGGCGGCGGCGTGGTGCCGGGCAGCGCCATCTTGATTGGCGGTAATCCGGGTGCCGGTAAATCGACGCTGCTGCTGCAGGTGATGTGTAAGCTGGCGGAAGGGATGAAAACCCTGTACGTCACTGGCGAAGAGTCGCTGCAACAGGTGGCGATGCGCGCCCATCGTCTGGGATTGCCGACCGAAAATCTGAATATGTTGTCGGAAACCAGCATTGAGCAGATCTGCCTGATCGCCGAGCAGGAGCAGCCGAAACTGATGGTGATCGACTCAATCCAGGTGATGCACATGGCGGAGATCCAGTCGTCGCCGGGCAGCGTGGCGCAGGTGCGTGAAACCGCCGCGTACCTAACGCGCTTCGCCAAGACGCGCGGCGTGGCGATCATTATGGTCGGCCATGTCACCAAAGATGGCTCGCTGGCCGGTCCGAAAGTACTGGAACACTGTATCGACTGTTCGGTGATGCTGGATGGTGATGCCGATTCGCGTTTCCGCACCTTGCGCAGCCACAAAAACCGCTTCGGTGCGGTGAATGAGCTCGGCGTGTTCGCCATGACCGAGCAGGGCATGCGCGAAGTGAGCAATCCGTCGGCTATCTTCCTGTCACGCGGTGATGAGATCACCTCGGGCAGTTCGGTGATGGTGTTGTGGGAAGGAACGCGTCCGCTGCTGGTGGAGATTCAGGCGCTGGTCGATCACTCAATGATGGGTAATCCGCGCCGCGTAGCGGTAGGTCTGGAGCAGAATCGCCTGGCAATCTTACTCGCGGTGCTGCATCGCCACGGTGGTTTGCAGATGGCGGATCAGGACGTGTTCGTCAACGTGGTTGGCGGGGTGAAAGTCACCGAAACCAGCGTCGATTTGGCGCTGCTGATGGCGATGGTCTCGAGCTTCCGCGATCGTCCGCTGCCGCAGGATCTGGTTATCTTTGGCGAAGTGGGGCTCGCGGGCGAAATTCGTCCGGTGCCGAGTGGTCAGGAGCGTATTTCCGAAGCGGCGAAGCACGGCTTTAAGCGCGCTATCGTCCCGGCCGGCAATGCACCGAAGAAGCCAGTAGAAGGGATGAAGGTGTATAGCGCGAAGAAGCTGGCGAATGCGCTGGCGATTCTGGATGAGCTGTAA